The bacterium genome contains the following window.
GCCCCTCGCCAGACGTTCACGATGATCAGCGACGTCATGGCCGTTTGCGGCGTACCGATCCAATTCACGCCGTGCGCCGCGAGCCCGCTGTGTGTGAGGACCCAGTTGATCACGCTAAAGGTCGGGTCGAACATCCAGCGCCAGGCGAGCGTGCTCAGGACCGTGGGGATGATGAACGGCAAGAGGAGCGCCGCGCGGACGAAGCGCTGCAGAGGAAAGGCCTGGTTGAGGAGCACGGCCATGACCAGTCCCAGCACCAGCTTGAACACCGTGGTCACCGCGGTGTAGACGAATGTGTTGGTGATGCTGCTCAAGAACACGTGGTCGTGGAGGAATTCGTACCGGTAGTTGCCCAGCCCCACGAACCGCCCGATCGCACCGACCTCTGAGGCGGTGACCGAGAGCCACACGCCGATCACGAACGGATAGGCGAGAAACGCGAGCAGCATGAAGAGCGTCGGCGCGAGCAGCAGGTACCCGAGCGGCGCTTCTTGTCCGAAGATACGGATGCGCGGCTGGCGGAAGGCCGCCCGCGCGGCCTCAGCTGGCGGGGTCGCCGTGCTCACGGCTCGTGCGCTCGGTTAGGGGGCTCCGAAGATCGCCTTGAGCTTGGCCTCCGCGTCATTTATGGCGGCCTTGGTGTCGCCGGTGGCGACCGCCTTGGCGAACATGTCGGCAACGACATACTGCGTTTGCGCCTGGCTGGTCTGCTTGCTGGGCGCCGCCGGCCACCCCGGCCACTTGCCGATGGGTTTGCCCTGGGAGTCGATCACGACGTTGCGATAAGCCCTGAGCTTCAGGTCGAGGTGCCAGACCGGGTCATCGTACAAGCCCTCAAACGGGCCGTGGTTATATCCGCGGGCGGCCTTCAACCACTTCGAGTAGTTGGCCTTGTCCATGAGCGCCATGGCAAAGGCCTTCGCCGTGTCCTTCTCCTTCGACCAGGCCATGACGGCGTGGTTAAAGATAAGGTTCAGCGTGAAGTTCCCCTTTGGCCCGCTCGGCATGGGAGCGTTTTGGGTGACCTGGTCGAATTTCTTGAATTCAACGACCTCGCGGATGTAGATACTGGCGCCGTTGAGGGTGGCGCTGATGCGGTCGGCGTGGTAGGCTTGGTTATTGTCGGGGTCCAGCCACTCGGGGAACCACTTGATGCCGGCCTGCTGAGCTCGAATCGCCCACCGGAGCGCCGCTTCGGTCTCGCTCGAGTTGATCGTG
Protein-coding sequences here:
- a CDS encoding sugar ABC transporter permease, with product MSTATPPAEAARAAFRQPRIRIFGQEAPLGYLLLAPTLFMLLAFLAYPFVIGVWLSVTASEVGAIGRFVGLGNYRYEFLHDHVFLSSITNTFVYTAVTTVFKLVLGLVMAVLLNQAFPLQRFVRAALLLPFIIPTVLSTLAWRWMFDPTFSVINWVLTHSGLAAHGVNWIGTPQTAMTSLIIVNVWRGA